The Nostoc sp. 'Peltigera membranacea cyanobiont' N6 genome contains the following window.
TTGTGCGCCTGTGCAAGATACTAGCGATCGCGCCAATAAACCTGGATTAATCGAAAATCTTTCTAGCAATGGTTGTGTTAAAAATATTGCTAACCGTGAGTCAGAAATGTTGGGGATAACAATGTTTTGCTCAACAGTAAAGCGAATCTCACCACTGCCGAAAACTTCTGCTAGACGAGCAATTTCAAACATATCTTCGGCATACAACCGCCCGACGGGAATATTTAACCCTACGTAATTTAATCCCGCTTGCTTTTGTTTATATACTCCGATATGGTCGCGTTTTTCCCAGTCGATCTCGTCTTTTGCGGCTGCGGGTAATAATGATTTACCCAAACGGTTTTCTACTTCTGCTCGAAACTTTTCTAAACCCCATTCATCAATTAGCCACATCAAGCGGGATTTTTGCCGATTAGCACGCGGCCCGTTGTCACGAAATACTTCCAAAACCGCTCTACATACAACTACCACATCTTCTGGAGCCACCCAAGCATTTAGAGGAATCGCCGCCTCACAACGTTTAGCTGAGAAAAAGCCACCCACAAGGATGTTAAAACCAAATTCTTGCCTATCCCCAGTCCCCTCCTTAAATGCTGGCACAAAAGCTAAATCGTTAATTTCAGCGTGAACTGAATTGTCTCTTCCACCTGCGATCGCAATATTAAACTTCCGTGGTAAGTTGCTAAACTCTGGATTCCCTTCGCCTTTGTTGGTGAGCATATCTTGAATTTGCTGTACCAACTCTCGCGTATCGTACAACTCATCTGCATCCAAACCCGCCACCGGATCGCCTGTAATATTGCGAACGTTATCCATCCCTGATTGGATAGTGGTTAAACCAACTGCGTGAAATCTATTAAAGATATCTGGTAAATCTTCAATTCTGATTCCCCGTAATTGGATATTCTGTCTCGTAGTAATATCAGCGCAACCATCATCACCGTAACGCTGCACCACTTGAGCTAAAACACCCATCTGACTGCTGGTGAGAATACCGTTAGGCATCCGTAACCGCATCATAAACTTCCCTGGGGTAACAGGGCGGAAAAACACGCCTACCCACTTGAGCCGATGATCGCGATCGGTTTCGTCCATTGCTTCCCAGCCCAAGGCGGCAAATCTCTCTATCTCATCCCTGATGGCAAGTCCATCTTTTTGCGCCTTGAATTTCTCGAATTTATTGAGGCTGGTAGTCTTAGTTGTTGTGTCTGTCATGAGGCTGACTCTCGTGAGAATTTTTGCTGCTAATTGCCCAATATCAATAAATAATTCGTAATTCGTAATTCGTAATTCGTAATTAAAAAACGATGAATTAGTAATTATTAATCAACCCGTAGTTCCATTAGGTGGTGTATTTACGAGGGTTAGGGAATAAAAACTTAATATTTGATTACGGCTGATTATTGCTACTCAAAAGCATTCCAGGCTAGTTAAGGAAAACTTGTTGCCATTTACATGTTGGAAATTTGTCAAGCAGGTTGAGATAATGTTTATGTAACAATTTCGATACTCATAACTTAAGATGAGATTTCTGTTAAAATCGTATAAATTGTTACGAATTTTTGGTAAAATTGCTGAAAATGGATACATACTATGCATTTTTTGCATCAAGGTCGGCTAATGAGCTACTTAAAGCGCTTGATGAAAAGTGTTTAAAATGATCCGAGGGGTTTTGGATTGCCATAGATTAATCCAAAATCCAAAATCTAAAATCCAAAATTGAGTGGCACTTATGAAACGTCGTGATTTTGTTAATTGGGTAGGTTTGGGTTTGATAGCGAGTTCTCTACCTGTAGCGATCGCAGCTTGTTCTTCTCAAACAACTTCCGCAACTGGCGATTGGCAAACAGTAGGCACTTCGGCAGATTTAGATAAAACTGGTCAATTGCTGGCTAAAAACTCACCTGCTGGGCCTGTGTTGGTAGTCGGCACATCTAAAGGCGCAAGTCTGACAGCTGTTAACCCTACCTGTACTCACGCAGGTTGCACCGTCGCATGGAAAGCCGAGGCCAAAAAATTCGCTTGTCCCTGTCATGGTTCGGAATTTGGAGTTGATGGTAAAGTGCTAAAAGGCCCGGCGACAGAAGCGCTTAAAACTTACGCCGCCAAAATTGAGAGTAATTCAGTTCAAGTCAAGCCAACTTAAACAATACAATTCAGGGTATCGTGAGTAATATCAACCAGCTTTTGGTGCAAGCCCACACAGCATACAATGCAGCTGATTGGTCATCATTGATTCAATATTTACAACAATTAATTTTAGGTACAGACTCGAAACATCCAGAGATAGTTAAAAATCGAGAATATCTGCTGACATTAGCACTTTCAATCTTAGAGGTGGGAGATTTTCAGCAACGCTGGGAAATTACTAAAGTGTTGACTAACTTGGGAAATATTGCCATCCCACCACTCATTGAAATCTTAGAAGATGAAGATGCAGAAGAAGAATTACGCTGGTATGCAGCGCGAACTTTGGGCGAATTTCAACAGCCAGAAGCGATCGCACCCTTGGTTGAATTGTTGAAAACCGGTGAGGATGAAGAACTCAAAGCGATCGCAGCCACAGCACTAGGGCAAATGGGTACTGTTGCGATCGCTGCCTTCTCTGAACTTCTATTAAATGAAGATACACGACTTTTAGCAGTGCGATCGCTTTCCTGCATTCCCCAAACAGAAACCATCACGCCTCTGTTGAGTGTAGTGCAAGATTCACAAGCAACAATCCGCACTGCTGCAATTGAAGCCCTCAGCAGTTTTCATGACGAACGTATACCACCAATCTTGTTAAACGCTTTGGATGATATCGCCGCTACAGTTAGGCGTGCAGCAGTGCTTGGTTTAGGTTTTCGCCCCGACTTGCGCGAAGCCTTAGATTTGGTGACGAGATTGCAACCCAAGCTTTACGACTTTAATCTTGATGTTTGTTGTGTAGCCGCAGTTTCCCTTTCTCGGATGGGTAGTGATGAGGCTGCAAAACATTTATTTGATTTACTAATTTCACCCCAGACACCGATAAAGCTGCAATTAGAAACTATCCGCGCTTTAAGTTGGCTGGAGACACCATCTAGTTTGGAATATTTGCAAACAGCATTTAATCAAATCACTTCAGAGACACTTTGGCAAGAAATTGTTACCGTTTTGGGGCGAGTACAAAAGCCCCAAACGACACAAGCCGCAGAAATATTATTGCAAATACTGCAATCCCAGCATCTAGCCATAGAGATTGTTAGTGTAAAAAGTGCGATCGCTTTATCTTTAGGACAGTTAGGCGAAATCCAAGCTATTGAACCATTGATTTCGCTGCTAGCTGATTCTAATGCATCAGTGAGACTACACGCGATCGCTGCACTCAAAAATTTAGATGGGGAAGCCGCACATCAAAAATTGCTGCAATTAGCCAATAATGCTGCACTCACACCAGATTTGCAACAAGGAATAGCGATCGCTTTGGCTGAGTGGTAAATTCTCTCAAAGATGATGGAGAGTTAGAGGGAGTTAACCCACATTTCTGTTAAATTTACCAGGCTGGTGAGAACACAAGGATCGCAATTGCTGAAATTTCCAAGATTAAATGCAGCAGAAGTTAGGGAGTTACTTGACGATATTTTATGAAGACTATAGTATTCGATAATGACACACAAGATTATTGATTTATTTGCTGGTGCAGGTGGTTTGACTACAGGATTTCACATGGTAGGCTTTGAATCTCTATGTGCAATAGATGTAAATGCAAAAGCCTTGGCAACCTACAAGCACAATTACCAAGACACTAAAATCATTCATCAGGATATATGTAAAATTAACCCTTGTGACTTACGATTAGCCTTGGGCTTGCAGCGAGAAAAACTAACAGCCTTGATTGGCGGCCCACCATGTCAGGGATTTTCAAGAAATATTCCTGCTGGCGATCGCTACCTCAACGATTCCCGTAACAAGCTATACCAAACCTTTTTAGAATTCGTAGAGGAGTTTAGACCCCTTTACGCCGTAATGGAGAACGTCCCCGAAATTTTGAAAGCTTACAATGGCGTAATTAGGGAAGAAATAACAGAAAAGCTTGAATCATTAGGCTATAAAGTTGTCTCTTCATCATTAAACCAGGAAAACCTAGCTGGATAGACTTCTTGATAATGTCTGCTCTCTGAATTACAAACAAAAATGAACTTCCGAAGTTGAAGCTATTCAGTTGGAGGGATTTGAGTGACCAACCTGTTTTAGTCATCAAGTCAACAGCATCATAGAGAAGCTTGCTTCGTCCCAAAGCGGGGTCTGATAGAGGAATATCTTTAACATAATGAAAAATTGCTTCCCATGTGTAATCTTCTATTGACCCTATGACTGGAGATGCAATAGTCGCAATAATGGCTTGCCTTAATCTTTCAATCTCGCTGTCCGTCAACACTCAGGGATTCCTCTACAGGTTGTAAAAATTCACTCATTGTCATACCCAAAGCCTTGGTGATATGGCTAAGAACCCTAACAGATGGGCTTTTTAGCCCTCGCTCAAGCTGGCTGATATAAGTCCTATGCAGACCTGTCACTTCTGCAAGATACTCCTGTGACCAACCTTTTTCTGTACGACGACGCTGTAGTTCTAGTCCTAAAATTTGGTCTAGTTTACTGGGCTGCATGAAGAAAAAGATTAGTATTTTGAATACAAAAGTTCTACAGACTAAAGTATTCAAAATCTTTGCTCAAACCTCATAATGTGAATGAATTTAAAATTTCATATATTGCATAAGTCTTTTTTGGCGGAATTCACCAAAAAATTCTATGTAAAGCGGATAATTTATGATGGGACAAATAAAAACTGATTTATACAAATGTAAATCACAGGAAAATTACTGTAACTAACTATACTAAATTGCGGAGAATAAACCGTTAACTTAATGAAACTGATAAATGTAATTCAGGCTACATAAAAATGCGCCTAGAGCAGTTGCAAGCCTTTCTAGCGATCGCACAAACCGGCAGCTTTCAACAAGCAGCGCGAACATCTGGTGTTACCCAATCAACGATTAGCCGACAAATCCAGGCATTGGAAGCTGATTTGGGTATAGAACTTTTTCACAGAACAAGTCACGCCAAATTGACATTGGGAGGTGAATGTTTACTACCCCGTGTCCGCAAAATTTGCCAAGAATGGGAGACAGCTACACGAGAATTAGCTGATTTAATCGCCGGAAAGCAACCAGAACTTTGCATTGCGGTGATTCACTCCTTATGTGGATCTTACTTACCCCCAGTGTTGCAAAAATTTTGTCATGCTTATCCAGATGTGCAATTGCGAGTGACTTCATTGGGAAGCGATCGCGCCTTGAAAGTTCTTAAAGATGGATTGGTGGATTTAGCAATTGTGATGAATAATCGCTTTTTAACCACTGCTAGAGAAATGGTGGTAGAAGTACTTTATGATGAACCGATAGAAGTTTTAACCGCAGCCAATCATCCCTTAGCTCAATATGAATTCGTTCCTTGGTCGGAGCTAATTCGTTATCCCCAAGTGGTTTTTAAAGATGGTTATGGAATGCAGCGTTTAATACAAGATAGATTTGACCGAATGGAAGCTAAACTCCAGGCGGCTTTAGAGGTAAATACTCTAGATGCCTTCCGGGGAGTAGTGCGCCAAGGAGAACTGATAGCTTTGCTTCCTCAATCAGCATTAATGGAAGCTCGTCTTGACCCTACCCTAGCGATTCGCTCCTTGGAGAACAATAGTATTAGTGGTTTAGCAGATGGTTCGAGTTTGACTCGGCGAGTAGTTATGGTAACAACTCAAGACCGACTGCAAATTCCCCCCATCAAGCACTTTTGGCAACTCGTGCGCGAAAATATCCCATTACAAATCGATCGGAAGCGATCGGTTTCTTAAACGTCATTGGTCATTAGTCATTAGTCATTGGTCATTGGTCATTGGTGATTAGTCATTGGTCATTGGTCATTGGTGATTAGTCATTAGTCATTAGTCATTGGTCATTATCGGTTATTCACAAAGGACAATGGACAAATGACAAAGGACAAAAAACAAATGAGCAATGTATTTAGGGAATTACTAAAAAAAGTAGGTAGCGGAAACCACACGGGCGAAAATTTAACTCGTGCCGAAGCAGCCAGCGCTACTAAAATGATGCTGCTGGGTGAAGCGACACCAGCCCAAATCGGAGCGTTTTTGATTGCTCATCGAATCAAGCGTCCTACGGGGGAAGAGTTAGCGGGAATGTTGGATGCTTATGATGAATTGGGGCCAAAACTGCAACCATTCGACTCTGGACGAATTGCGATCGCTCTTGGTGTCCCTTATGATGGCAGAACCCGCACAGCACCAATTAGTCCGGTGACAGCTTTAATACTCGCCGCAGTTGGACAACCAGTGGTAATGCACGGTGGCGATCGCCTCCCAACAAAGTACGGCTTACCCCTGATCGATATTTGGCAAGGTTTAGGAGTTGATTGGACTACTCTACCACTAGCAAAAACCCAGCAAGTGTTTGAGCAAACAGGAATTGGGTTTATTTATCTACCTCAGCATTTTCCCTTAACTAAAAGTATTTGGGAGTACCGCGACCAGCTTGGTAAACGTCCACCCTTAGCGACAATGGAGCTAATTTGGTGTCCTTATGCTGGTGATGCTCACGTAATTGCTGGATTTGTTCATCCGCCAACAGAAGGGATGTTTCAGATAGCTTTGGGGCTGCGGGAAGTAACAAAATTTACATTAGTCAAAGGATTGGAAGGTAGTTGTGACTTACCGCGCGATCGCACTGCAATTATCAGCTTATCTCCATGCGTAGCATCTCAAGAGGTAGAACGATTGCACCTCGTACCGCGTGATTACGGCTTTACTACCAAGAACGTACCCCTTGGAACTACTGAAGAACTGGTGGCAGATATTCAAGAGATTTTGGCAGGTAAACCAGGCGAACTAATGCAAACAGCCTTGTGGAATGGCGGATTTTATCTATGGCGGAGTGGTATTTGTTCAGATATGCCAGAGGGTTTAGCTAAAGCAGAAGAATTATTAACCAATGGTACAGTAGCAGCTAAACTCCAAGAACTTAGCCAGATAGTAAATTCACTTTAAATTTAACTCTAATTGCTTTGCTCAAATTTTCGTTATACACTTATAAATTTTTCCACCGACTTACTTACTTGTAATTGGAATTGCTATCGTGAACTACCTACACTGTACCGTCAGGTCAGTATAGGCTTCCCAATTCATAGGCTTTTTGTAACATAAGATCACTATGAATTTGCCAAGTTAGGTTTTTATTGAGCCAGAATCGGTAAGGTAATCATAAATTCTTAGATTTAATGCGATCGCTATTGTCTGTTTGGAGAGGGTTTTGCAATGTATCTTTCTACACTGTAGTATCCTAATAACTAACCAAGGAGCATTGTTAACCAAGGTTAAATATTTTGTGACTCCAAACAGGGGAATTTATTGAGATCCTTGATAGGAATTATTTCGTTAGCGACTTCTCCAAAATAGATTTTTGTTGCAACCAATCCTGACCGACTTGGATACTGACATCCGAGCCAAGATTGCCAGTACTTTCCACGCGCACTTCGCCAAATCCCAAAGTGTTGCGAATTGATTCGGCACTGTCACCATCTCCTTGTTGGGCGACAATATGAGTCACATCTAAAGGTTCACCCCATGCCTTAGCTATATAAATGTTACGATATCCAGATTTTTCCAAGGCTCTAATTAATGGTTGAAGATTAGAGCGATCGCCACCTGTACTATCTTGAATTGCTACACGCAAAGAACGTGGATTGGTCGTCGTCTGCTGACTCTGTTCTGACTCTAAACCAAAGTGTTGAGCCATGAGTTTAGCAATACCATCTTTGTTAGGCAACCAATAGCTAGCATCAAACTCACCTTTCTCGCTAAAGCGACCTGGCAGCATTAACATTTGCATATTAGAGCGATTAGTTCGCACCCCAAAACCCATTAGCGCCACTAACTCCTCAACCGTCAAATTTGTGTCGATGTGGTCTTTAACTACATCCAGAACTTTAGGTAATTGAGCAACAGTAGTTGGGTTTAGTGTTTGATCCATCAAAGCCCGAATGACCATTTGCTGCCGTTGAATCCGACCAATATCACCAAGTTCGTCATGGCGAAACCGCAGTAATTGCAATGCCTGCTCGCCGGATAGATGCTGCTTACCCGCCTTCAAATTGATGTACAAATGCTGAGAATCATCTTGATACTTCATATTTTTGGGGACATAAACTGTTACGCCACCCAAAGCATCAATTAGCTTGGCAACTCCCAAAACATTAATTCGGATATAGCGATCGATTCCCGCGCCACCTAAGAGATTACTGACGGTTCTGGCAGTCAAAGCTGGCCCGCCGTCAACATTGGCAGCATTAATTTTTTTCACTCCATACCCCTCTATTTGTGTGCGGGTATCTCTGGGGATGGAGAGCATAATTATTTTTTTCGTCTCTGGATCGAATTTAAGCAAGAGCATTACATCCGAAAGACCATCAAAGGAGTTTACCTGGGGCAGGTATCTGAGGTTTTTCGTGTCTTCAGGAGGGTTTTGGATATCCGGGGGAAGTACACTCATCCCCATAACTAAGAGATTCACCGGGCGAGTTAATTCTGAAAATCGCAGCACACCTCCAGAAATGCGATCGCCATCAAAGGCCGCCTCTTCCTGTGGACTTAGCTGGGCTTGCTGCAAAGGCGTACTGGTTAAAGACACCGCCAGAAGTGCCCCTGCTGTTGCTGACACCATTGCAATCCCACTCATCCCTACCCAAAACCACAGCCAACGTCCAGATTTTGAACTCTGAGCAATTTTTTTATTGGACTTTGAGACTTTTCCCGACTGGTTTTCTTCCGCCGAACTTCTTTGAATGGTCACAGACTTCCTCACACTTACTCAATAATTAAATTCGGTAAATTTGCAGACCAAAAACATCCAGACAAATCAACCCATAATAGCTAACTCTTAATTATCAGTGCTAACTTTTTAATGTAGTGTCAACCACAACACTTATAGCAGCATTTTTCCTTCTTTTGGGAGAATCTAGATATGTTTTACTGAAGTATGGCAATAATAAACTGGATTTGACTAGATATATAAATGAATCAACCGTAATTTTTTATTAAATAAGTAAAAACACTGATAAATTATCACTCTAAAAAATTAAGATAAATACTTGCCAAACACTCGTTCTGCTAAAGTACTAAACCCTGGTAAACGCCCAGATTTGCCCTGTGTCAGGCGCAAAATCAACCAG
Protein-coding sequences here:
- a CDS encoding LCP family protein, coding for MTIQRSSAEENQSGKVSKSNKKIAQSSKSGRWLWFWVGMSGIAMVSATAGALLAVSLTSTPLQQAQLSPQEEAAFDGDRISGGVLRFSELTRPVNLLVMGMSVLPPDIQNPPEDTKNLRYLPQVNSFDGLSDVMLLLKFDPETKKIIMLSIPRDTRTQIEGYGVKKINAANVDGGPALTARTVSNLLGGAGIDRYIRINVLGVAKLIDALGGVTVYVPKNMKYQDDSQHLYINLKAGKQHLSGEQALQLLRFRHDELGDIGRIQRQQMVIRALMDQTLNPTTVAQLPKVLDVVKDHIDTNLTVEELVALMGFGVRTNRSNMQMLMLPGRFSEKGEFDASYWLPNKDGIAKLMAQHFGLESEQSQQTTTNPRSLRVAIQDSTGGDRSNLQPLIRALEKSGYRNIYIAKAWGEPLDVTHIVAQQGDGDSAESIRNTLGFGEVRVESTGNLGSDVSIQVGQDWLQQKSILEKSLTK
- a CDS encoding ferredoxin--nitrite reductase — its product is MTDTTTKTTSLNKFEKFKAQKDGLAIRDEIERFAALGWEAMDETDRDHRLKWVGVFFRPVTPGKFMMRLRMPNGILTSSQMGVLAQVVQRYGDDGCADITTRQNIQLRGIRIEDLPDIFNRFHAVGLTTIQSGMDNVRNITGDPVAGLDADELYDTRELVQQIQDMLTNKGEGNPEFSNLPRKFNIAIAGGRDNSVHAEINDLAFVPAFKEGTGDRQEFGFNILVGGFFSAKRCEAAIPLNAWVAPEDVVVVCRAVLEVFRDNGPRANRQKSRLMWLIDEWGLEKFRAEVENRLGKSLLPAAAKDEIDWEKRDHIGVYKQKQAGLNYVGLNIPVGRLYAEDMFEIARLAEVFGSGEIRFTVEQNIVIPNISDSRLAIFLTQPLLERFSINPGLLARSLVSCTGAQFCNFALIETKNRALAMIKALEEDLIFTNPVRIHWTGCPNSCGQPQVADIGLMGTKTRKNGKTLEGVDIYMGGKVGKDAHLGTCVIKGIPCEDLQPVLQDLLIKNFGAKLKQEALVVSNS
- a CDS encoding LysR family transcriptional regulator, with product MRLEQLQAFLAIAQTGSFQQAARTSGVTQSTISRQIQALEADLGIELFHRTSHAKLTLGGECLLPRVRKICQEWETATRELADLIAGKQPELCIAVIHSLCGSYLPPVLQKFCHAYPDVQLRVTSLGSDRALKVLKDGLVDLAIVMNNRFLTTAREMVVEVLYDEPIEVLTAANHPLAQYEFVPWSELIRYPQVVFKDGYGMQRLIQDRFDRMEAKLQAALEVNTLDAFRGVVRQGELIALLPQSALMEARLDPTLAIRSLENNSISGLADGSSLTRRVVMVTTQDRLQIPPIKHFWQLVRENIPLQIDRKRSVS
- a CDS encoding QcrA and Rieske domain-containing protein, translated to MKRRDFVNWVGLGLIASSLPVAIAACSSQTTSATGDWQTVGTSADLDKTGQLLAKNSPAGPVLVVGTSKGASLTAVNPTCTHAGCTVAWKAEAKKFACPCHGSEFGVDGKVLKGPATEALKTYAAKIESNSVQVKPT
- a CDS encoding anthranilate phosphoribosyltransferase family protein produces the protein MSNVFRELLKKVGSGNHTGENLTRAEAASATKMMLLGEATPAQIGAFLIAHRIKRPTGEELAGMLDAYDELGPKLQPFDSGRIAIALGVPYDGRTRTAPISPVTALILAAVGQPVVMHGGDRLPTKYGLPLIDIWQGLGVDWTTLPLAKTQQVFEQTGIGFIYLPQHFPLTKSIWEYRDQLGKRPPLATMELIWCPYAGDAHVIAGFVHPPTEGMFQIALGLREVTKFTLVKGLEGSCDLPRDRTAIISLSPCVASQEVERLHLVPRDYGFTTKNVPLGTTEELVADIQEILAGKPGELMQTALWNGGFYLWRSGICSDMPEGLAKAEELLTNGTVAAKLQELSQIVNSL
- a CDS encoding DNA cytosine methyltransferase codes for the protein MTHKIIDLFAGAGGLTTGFHMVGFESLCAIDVNAKALATYKHNYQDTKIIHQDICKINPCDLRLALGLQREKLTALIGGPPCQGFSRNIPAGDRYLNDSRNKLYQTFLEFVEEFRPLYAVMENVPEILKAYNGVIREEITEKLESLGYKVVSSSLNQENLAG
- a CDS encoding HEAT repeat domain-containing protein, whose protein sequence is MVSNINQLLVQAHTAYNAADWSSLIQYLQQLILGTDSKHPEIVKNREYLLTLALSILEVGDFQQRWEITKVLTNLGNIAIPPLIEILEDEDAEEELRWYAARTLGEFQQPEAIAPLVELLKTGEDEELKAIAATALGQMGTVAIAAFSELLLNEDTRLLAVRSLSCIPQTETITPLLSVVQDSQATIRTAAIEALSSFHDERIPPILLNALDDIAATVRRAAVLGLGFRPDLREALDLVTRLQPKLYDFNLDVCCVAAVSLSRMGSDEAAKHLFDLLISPQTPIKLQLETIRALSWLETPSSLEYLQTAFNQITSETLWQEIVTVLGRVQKPQTTQAAEILLQILQSQHLAIEIVSVKSAIALSLGQLGEIQAIEPLISLLADSNASVRLHAIAALKNLDGEAAHQKLLQLANNAALTPDLQQGIAIALAEW
- a CDS encoding helix-turn-helix domain-containing protein, which encodes MQPSKLDQILGLELQRRRTEKGWSQEYLAEVTGLHRTYISQLERGLKSPSVRVLSHITKALGMTMSEFLQPVEESLSVDGQRD